In the Helianthus annuus cultivar XRQ/B chromosome 11, HanXRQr2.0-SUNRISE, whole genome shotgun sequence genome, one interval contains:
- the LOC110882730 gene encoding uncharacterized protein LOC110882730, translated as MCRLVPYLVTPEPKHITRFIGGLAPEIEGNVKASKPTTYRSVVDLSLSLTLDAVRNKSGKASDEGKRKREDESSHRSDKKKNGNSEHKKSSNYKKNSHQSGEKPLCKTCKKHHFGKCRLDSQPKPCGICKSKDHKTLECKNMKNATCYGCNEKGHKRTNCPKNPKKPEEAKKTNARIFQMNAKEAVQNDNVITGVFLINDVYARVLFDSGADKSFVDNKFSKMLNMPIKTLDIKYEVELADGTIETASKILDGCFISIRIHSFSLSLLPMKLAGFDIVIGMDWLSLNQAQISGDKKQVIIKTPYGESIIIQGDTQYGLPDQVSMLKASKCSKKCCVIYMAQVTIDEPKPKIEDIPVISEYSDVFPEELPADESLAMSHKDVQIDESLKFVEKPLSIDDRQVKKLRRKIVPIVKGKWDAYRGPEYKWEVESMMRQKYPYLFQ; from the exons ATGTGCAGACTTGTCCCCTATTTGGTTACACCTGAACCTAAGCACATAACGCGCTTCATTGGAGGCCTGGCCCCTGAAATTGAAGGAAATGTTAAAGCTTCCAAGCCTACCACTTATAGGTCAGTAGTGGACTTGTCCTTATCCCTCACACTCGATGCAGTTAGGAATAAGTCTGGTAAGGCTTCAGATGAGGGAAAGAGAAAGAGGGAAGATGAGAGCTCACATCGCTCCGATAAGAAAAAGAACGGAAATTCCGAGCATAAGAAGAGTTCTAATTATAAGAAGAACTCCCATCAGTCAGGTGAGAAACCCTTGTGTAAGACCTGTAAGAAACATCACTTTGGGAAATGCAGACTTGACTCGCAGCCTAAACCTTGCGGAATTTGCAAGTCAAAGGATCATAAAACTTTGGAGTGCAAGAATATGAAAaatgcaacctgttatggttgcaatgaaaaggggcacaaaAGGACCAACTGCCCGAAAAACccaaagaagcctgaagaggccaagaagacaaATGCTCGAATTTTCCAAATGAATGCCAAGGAGGCAGTGCAGAATGATAACGTTATTACAGGTGTtttccttataaatgatgtttatgctagAGTTTTATTCGATTCTGGTGcagataagtcctttgtagacaaTAAATTCAGTAAAATGTTAAATATGCCTATTAAaactctagacataaaatatgaggtagaactagctgatggtaCCATAGAAACCGCTTCGAAAATcttagatggatgtttcatatccattaggatTCACTCTTTTTCATTGTCCTTGTTACCAATGAAGTTGGCGGGGTTTGATATAgttataggcatggattggttatctcttAACCAAGCTCAAATTTCCGGTGATAAGAAGCAAGTTATTATCAAAACCCCTTATGGTGAATCAATTATTATTCAAGGAGATAcacagtatggattgcccgatcAAGTATCAATGCTTAAAGCATCTAAGTGTTCGAAGAAatgttgtgtcatttacatggcacaggtgacgATAGACGAACCAAAGCccaagatagaagacattcctgttATTTCAGAATACTCAGacgtttttcctgaagaacttcctg ctgatgagtcacTAGCGATGTCTCATAAAGACGTGCAAATTGAcgaaagcttgaagtttgttgaaaagcCCTTGTCGATCGATgatcgacaggttaaaaagcttcgaagaaagatTGTGCCAATTGTAAAAGGGAAATGGGATGCCTATAGAGGTCCAGAATATaagtgggaagttgaatccatgATGCGACAGAAgtacccttatttgtttcagtag
- the LOC110882752 gene encoding zinc finger protein ZAT12 translates to MTVKRPLEDDSDIENMAMANCLMLLTRVGNSDLTSEPDRLFRCKTCNKPFQSFQALGGHCASHKRLKVSDGRSPMKPKTHECSVCGQEFALGQALGGHMRRHRDETTGKSVHTAVKKESGTMGLCLDLGLAPYDVDLKLWPIVS, encoded by the coding sequence ATGACGGTAAAGAGACCACTAGAAGATGATTCAGATATCGAAAATATGGCTATGGCCAACTGCTTAATGCTCCTCACTCGTGTCGGAAACTCCGATTTGACATCAGAACCGGACCGGCTGTTTCGCTGCAAGACATGTAACAAGCCTTTCCAGTCGTTTCAAGCTCTGGGGGGCCACTGCGCTAGTCACAAAAGGCTGAAAGTGAGCGACGGTCGATCGCCTATGAAGCCCAAGACGCATGAGTGCTCCGTTTGTGGGCAGGAGTTTGCGCTTGGACAAGCTTTGGGTGGTCATATGCGGCGGCACCGTGACGAGACCACCGGAAAAAGTGTTCACACAGCGGTGAAGAAGGAAAGTGGGACGATGGGTTTGTGTTTGGATTTGGGTTTGGCGCCTTATGATGTTGACTTGAAGTTGTGGCCGATTGTTAGTTAG